AATAAGTAAAGGAAAAAATATACCACCAGGAGCTCCTGATGCAAAACTTAACATCGAAAAAATAAATTTAACTATTAAGATTAAAACAAGAAAACTAATACCATTTTTAAGATTTAGATATTCTATAATCTTATGGCCTCCTCCTGTTGCAAGTGGAAAAACTAAACCTAGAAATCCTGCTAGAATAAAAGGAATTATTATTTTTGTTCTTATATTAAGAAAAGTTAATTTTTTATAAAATTTTTGAGTTTTAAATAAAGTATAATTATAGATAGCTCCAGAAATCCCCAAAACAATTCCTAAAAATATAAGCATTAAGTATCCATTAAGTGGTACTGTTTGGCTTACTGGAAAATTAAAAACTGGATTCATACCAAAAACTTTTTTCGAAATAAAGTCTGCAGTTACTGCAGCAGAAATAGTCGATAGTAAAATGATTGGAGAAAAATACTTAAAAATTTCTTCTAAGGCAAAAATCACACCTGCCATAGGTGCATTAAATGCTGCTGCTAATCCCGCACTCGCTCCACTAGCCATAAGTATTCTTTTTTCTAGTCTACCTTTTCCAATTTTATTTCCAACCCCTTCAGCTATACATGCTCCTAACTGAATAGAAGGACCTTCTCTACCTAAAGATAAACCTGCTACTATAGCAATAGCACCTCCTACAAACTTTGATATTAGTGTGTGCATCCAAGACTTACGTGATTTAAAATATCCTTTTAGAATTCCTTCTAACTGAGGTATTCCACTTCCTGAAATCATTTTATTTTTATCAACTAAATACCCTACAAAATATCCCATTCCAATTAAGAATAAAAAAGTAATAGGGAGAAACATGAAATTTTGATTCAAAAAAGTATATGTAAAATTAGAGATTGTTTCTGCATTTGTTAGTGTGATTCTGTAAAGAACTGAAACTCCTCCTGCCGCTAAGCCAACCACTATACTTTTAAATAAAATAAACATTTTTTCATTATTATGACTTACCAAAATAGTATAATTATTTTTCAACATCATTCCTCCATTTCACGAAAAACTTGTAACCTTCTTTATTCTATACCTAGGAAACAATTATTTCAAATTCTAAATTGCTATTAATAAAATAACTAATCAATACATATAAATGTTATAATGATGTCTACTTAGGATAAATTAAACTTAAAACAGAAATCTATCAAAACGGGGTGGTAATCAGTGAAAAGCATAGGTTCAAAAATTTTAATGGTCGCACTACTAAATATTCTACTTGCGGGATTATTAATTGGTAGTGTCAGTATTTATACCTTTTCTACCAATAGCAAGGCTCAAATAGCTCAGACAGAAAAATTACTTCTAGAGGATTATGATTTGATGATTAAATCCGCAACTGAGTCACTAATAACTTCGCTTAAACCTATTGAAAATGCAATCGAATCTGGAGAGCTAGATAAAGAAACTGGAACTGTGCTAGCTGCTGATATTGTTAGAAATGCAAAGTATGGAGATGGTGGATATTTCTGGGCTGACACTATTGACGGAACAAATGTTGTTCTTCTTGGAAACAAGGATGTTGAGGGAACTAGTAGACTTGGGCTTACTGATGACAATGGAGTTAAAATAGTCGAAGAATTTATAAGAATGGCAAAAGCCTATGGACAAGGATTTTTAAATTATGATTTTCCTAAATCTGGTGAAACTATCCCCCTTCCTAAGAGAGGGTATATTCAGTTAGAGCCATATTTCAACTGGATTATAGGAACAGGAAATTATATCGATGATATCAATGAGGTTGTCAAAGCAGAAGAAGTTGCTGCTGCAGCTATGCTTAGAAGAAATATCATGATTATCATCTCAGTTACTATAGCTATTGCTATCTTAGCAGCTATTATAAGCGCTATCATAAGCAAATCTATAACTAAGCCTATTCGAACTAGTTAATCGTATCGCAATGCTAGACATCAAAGAAACGTCTGAGTTTGATGATATAGTAAACTATAAGGATGAAACTGGAATAATAGGAAAAGCTGTATTTGATTTAAGACAAAATCTAAGAGATATAGTAAATACCCTAAGCGAAGATTCCAAAGTTCTTTCTCAGACAGCCGCAGCGATGAGCGATGGAGCCAACGCAGGATATAGCTCTGTAAATGGAGTAAATGAAGCTGTTACAGAATTTGCAAAGGGTGCTCAAAGTCAAGCTAACGAAGCTCAAATAAGTGTTGAGATGCTAAGTAAACTAGCTGAACAAATAAAATATACAGATAACAACGCTAGCGAGCTTCAATCCTTTACAACTAACGTGACTGAGAAAAACCAAGATGGACTAAAATCAGTGGAAAATCTAAACTTAGAATTTGAAAAAACTCTCACAATCACTACTTCACTTGGAAACAATGTAAACACTCTAGCTGATAAATCTACTCTAATCGAAGATATAGTAGGTGTAATCCAAAACATAGCAGATCAAACAAACCTACTTGCACTAAACGCCGCTATAGAAGCCGCTAGAGCTGGAGAAAGCGGAAGAGGATTTGCAGTTGTTGCTGATGAAATACGAAAGCTAGCTGAACAAACTTCAAAATCTACAGATCAAATAAAAAATATAATCGACGAAATACAAGGAGAAATCTCCTTAATAAAAAACAACATGTCAGAAACTCAAACAGCAGTAGAAGGTGCTACTGGAGAAATGAGCAGAGTACTGAATTCATTTGATGAAATAGAAGAATCACTTTCTAATACCGTAAAACAACTAGATGAACTGACTATCAATATCAGCTCAATAAACGATAATAAAGAAGGGGTTCTAAGTGCTATAGAAGGTATTTCTGCAATCACAGAAGAAAATGCTGCTTCTGCTGAAGAAATAGCTGCTACAACTGAAACTCAGCTAGACTTAATGGAAAACATTACAAAGAGCTCCAGACATCTATCAGAAGTAGCTTCAAAGCTAGATTCTATAATCAAGAAATTCTCATTATAAAGCTTTGATTTAAAAAAACCATATTAAGGCGGTCATAAAGGCCATCTTAATATGGTTTTTTCATTATATATAAGCTAACAAAATCGTATGCTGTGATTTTTAAAGAGTATGTATCCATTCCTTTTTTATCTGCCATAAAGCCGCTTGAATATTAATAGCGTCATCATTTCTTCCTTGCTTTATATTTTCATGATGCTTAAACAATCTTTTCCAGCTTTCTTGCACTTCTCTTTTTAGCTGGGGATAAAAATTGGTGAGAATAACATCACTTTCATTTTTTACTCCATAGGCTTCTAGCATCTTTTTAAACTTAGCTTCATCCTGAGCAGTTTCCCCTATATACGAAAGCC
The sequence above is a segment of the Acetoanaerobium noterae genome. Coding sequences within it:
- a CDS encoding cache domain-containing protein, whose protein sequence is MKSIGSKILMVALLNILLAGLLIGSVSIYTFSTNSKAQIAQTEKLLLEDYDLMIKSATESLITSLKPIENAIESGELDKETGTVLAADIVRNAKYGDGGYFWADTIDGTNVVLLGNKDVEGTSRLGLTDDNGVKIVEEFIRMAKAYGQGFLNYDFPKSGETIPLPKRGYIQLEPYFNWIIGTGNYIDDINEVVKAEEVAAAAMLRRNIMIIISVTIAIAILAAIISAIISKSITKPIRTS
- a CDS encoding ClC family H(+)/Cl(-) exchange transporter, with product MKNNYTILVSHNNEKMFILFKSIVVGLAAGGVSVLYRITLTNAETISNFTYTFLNQNFMFLPITFLFLIGMGYFVGYLVDKNKMISGSGIPQLEGILKGYFKSRKSWMHTLISKFVGGAIAIVAGLSLGREGPSIQLGACIAEGVGNKIGKGRLEKRILMASGASAGLAAAFNAPMAGVIFALEEIFKYFSPIILLSTISAAVTADFISKKVFGMNPVFNFPVSQTVPLNGYLMLIFLGIVLGISGAIYNYTLFKTQKFYKKLTFLNIRTKIIIPFILAGFLGLVFPLATGGGHKIIEYLNLKNGISFLVLILIVKFIFSMLSFASGAPGGIFFPLLILGATIGSIFGHVMIGNGIFDESLFNNFIILAMAGYFTAIVRAPITGIVLIMEMTGSFNHLLSLTVVSITAYIVAELLNSPPVYDKLLDNLIVQEHPEDEKEHINKILVEIIVQHDSVFENSLVKDLHWPGKSLLVAIKRGEVELIPKGDTKIMVGDYLVVLTDINCESKIREKLEKLNLRP
- a CDS encoding methyl-accepting chemotaxis protein, which translates into the protein MLDIKETSEFDDIVNYKDETGIIGKAVFDLRQNLRDIVNTLSEDSKVLSQTAAAMSDGANAGYSSVNGVNEAVTEFAKGAQSQANEAQISVEMLSKLAEQIKYTDNNASELQSFTTNVTEKNQDGLKSVENLNLEFEKTLTITTSLGNNVNTLADKSTLIEDIVGVIQNIADQTNLLALNAAIEAARAGESGRGFAVVADEIRKLAEQTSKSTDQIKNIIDEIQGEISLIKNNMSETQTAVEGATGEMSRVLNSFDEIEESLSNTVKQLDELTINISSINDNKEGVLSAIEGISAITEENAASAEEIAATTETQLDLMENITKSSRHLSEVASKLDSIIKKFSL